Genomic DNA from Solanum dulcamara chromosome 4, daSolDulc1.2, whole genome shotgun sequence:
TAAACAACTTTTGAGCATATCACTCACACTTACCTAAAGAAGAGAAGCTGCATGAATAATTTTAAGGagttttttgaaattgaaaaaaagccTTTATACTCCTTTTTGAGAAGGTTAGGTATTTACCAAGTCATTATACTTATTAGGcattactttcttttttaagaGTCATGATAATTAACACAGCTAAATCGGAGGTCTCTGCCAAAAAAACAGTTGTATGaatgtcttttttattttttataatgccTTCATCCCTAGAATTACTAGCTTACTTTCCTTTTGAGAATTTCCAAGAATAGGATTATCTTACTGTAAACCTTACCTTAGTTGTCCTCACTTTTCACTTCAAACAAAGTTTTCATTGTCTAGTACTTTTAAATGTGTTCTTTCGGTACTTTGATACATGAAATAATGCAACTTGTGACTTTTCATTAAAtctttaaatatctaaaatattttcaaaatgagCTATCTAATTTACAACTGAGCTTGGAGAGTTGGTCAAATGCCTCCCTTGATAGAAGGCACCAAGACATCCACTATTATTGTCAAGGAGATTCTAATTGTATCTTGAAAAGAATTACTTCTAATTCTTTATATGTCTCTACCTTTGGATCCAATTGTAGTCAAATTATGATAATTGCATGGGAGTGATGGATAGTTCTTTAGCCAACACACATCTTTTACCCAAAGCTATAGTTTCCTGACATGTTTTCATCTTTCTAGTAAATTTACCATGTGGTTATGGTTTGTGATATCCGTTCTCAATCTATGTGTCTGACTTCAAATTGACAAATCCAAAGTGCTACTTTGGTGCTACATAAAAGAACATTACTTGGTTTTTGAATACCCTTTACCACTGTGTTTCTGCACTCTTTTCAATAGTTAGtgtctagaaaaaaaaatatataacacTGTCGAAATGAGACCTAATTTCTTTTCGCTGTGGAATTTTAGGGGATGTTAAGTGGGAAGTAACATTGATTTAGACTTTAAAGTAATGAAGTAAACATGGTtcttccaagaaattttgagaaACAGTTAATATAATCTAGCTCTTGGTAAGAAACTTTAGGTACAAGTTAAGATACATTTATATGCTTTGCCAAACATCAGATGCCAAATCCTTATAAGAAACTATTAACTTATTAAAAAGCAACtttgaaataaattttgatatttaGAAACTTATAAagaaactttttaagttataattttttccATTTCAAACAGCATGATACACTTGAAAATCTTAGTCGAAGATATTTTTCTCTGACTCTTGAGATATGAAATTGGACAATTTTTTATGACGAAGGGAGTAGTTTTCTTGGACtcatccaaaaaaaaagtacagtttttcttgaatttgttgctcaaTCCATACCGTGAAAGCAGATGAGGTGTCAGTCTGGACAAAATGTCTCTTTGATTTCCAATAATAAAGGCTGTCTTGGATAGGTTGCTCAATCCATACCATGAAAATCAGCTGCAGATGAGGTGTCATTCTGGATAAAATATCACTTTGTTCTCCAATATAGTCGTCCTCTACGTATATAATGTGCTGTTTTAAGATGTACTAGCAATAAACTTACTATATATGAAGCAGGAATACAGTAGAGTGGTAGTCTTTGttcattatttatataaatcCATCTTTCAAATTTCACGTCGATGGATTTCTATGACTCCATCAAAATGATGCCTATAAAGGATTTTTAAATCTTGGACTAGTTATGTAGCAGCTTGGTTTCCATTACAAACACTCTTTCCCAATCTTTGGTTGTGAACTACACTTTTCTGGATGATTTGTCCTGAGAGTAGCATAGCTTCGCATAATTTGCACTGCAAGGACTATATTAGTATCTGAAGAGAAGTTACAGATGTGCATCTGTtatttatatcttaattttacTTCTTGTAATTGCCACAGAACCAATTGCAATTGCTTTTGGGGATTAGATATGtatgttcaaaaaaaaatttgatcGGTGAATTAAGtgacaacaacataccaagtgtGCTCGGTGAATTAAGTCTTTGGTCAAACTTTTTACGAATACTAATATTTTGATCTTACACAAGTATCTTATTACAGCAATTATTTGACACAAGACCTAGTTATTGAAAGATGATACATTAGATAGACTTCTGTTCTAGACATGTGTGCAACTTGCTGATCTTGAATGCTGACAATCGAAAAGTTCATAGACTAGTTATCTCGTTATTTATAATAGGCACGCTAACTTGTTTCACTAAACTTCTTCTCTGTTGTTCTCCTTTTCCCAACTCTCTTGTTAATTTTACTTGTGAAatgaatattttctaaaaatttcaCTCTGGTTGGCCATTGAAGACCTGACAAATACATTTCCATGCAAGTGGTTGGTGTTAGATTGCATGCATTAACTGGCATTAAAATAGGCTGCTCTAACTTGTAGTGGCATAAACCTCCTTTCTGACGCCTTATTGACTTTTCACTTATGtaaatctttttccttttctgtttGTTAGGTTGATTTCTCTGCCTTTTTGTTCAGAAGATAAATATCTTTCCAATTTATGTCTATGCTTCCTTTGGTGGCAGGATCAGGACCATCAAGAGAGCTAGAAGATCAGATTTGAGGAGGATATATATTGTTGTCGACACATAGTAATTTATATAGATAGCATGGCTCCCGGAGGCAGCAATTACCAGGATATTGGTGATTCCCGCAGTGCATATGCTGATTATGGTATTGCACCAGAAAGTGCTGAATTCAAAAACTCCCCTTTTAGAAAATCTGCAGCTGTTATCGGTGGGAAGCATGGAGCGGGATCTAATAGTGCTGTTCATGAGCTACTTGAATGCCCTGTTTGTATGAATCCAATGTATCCGCCAATTCACCAGGTAGGTTCTATGTCACTTAAATTGGAATGACAGATTTGCAATGAGAGTGATTTGAGACTCTTGACATATTCTGTTATTGTGGTACATGGTTGAGGAGATTTTGGTACTTGCAGTTGAAATTTGATAAGGATGCAAATAATATGTGATGGACTTTATAAATTTGCAAgtacaaataaattatttaagatGACCGAAAGGGTTGAAGAAAAATGCTACCATTTCTTCACAAGTTAGCAGTCCAATCTTGAAAGAATGTATTGGATAGTGAATGGTTTGATTTCTAAGAAAACGTTTTACTGCTATACTATCTCACCTAAGTTTGCTTTGAGCTGATGCAATCGTCTCTCCTTTAATTGGAGTTATGTTCAGCTTCCACATCATCTCATTGTGCTTTCTTTCAGACAAATGACTACATAAATGGTTCTAATGAGTTTTTAGATTCAAGTGTCACATCTTAATGAAGTTGCAGCATAATATAATCAATTCGAGCTATTATAGGGAGAAAATGTCTGTTAGTCTGTTCAGTAGAGATGAAATAGTTCTCTCCCCATTCTTTGCAAAAAGGTTTTTGCAATATGCTGGACAGCTAGAGTACCTCAACTTTCTAGAAATAAGTTTTAGCCATTCCAATTTTTTGGTTTCCCACTGTTATGCTCTTCACACTCTACATATCCACTCCTAGGCATTGGCTGAGGGAATGAGTTGTTGTCTCCTTATATGGTCTAAGGATATCCTCACCTTTATGAGTTAACTTTTGGAATTACGTTAGGTTCCGATCCACTTCTTTTTATGGTAGTCAAGCAGGAAGATGTCTTGGGCCCGAGTCTCGTCATcattatcaaaagaaatttTCACATGCTTTCCCAAGGAAAAAGACTAAACCTACATGTGAGGGGATTGTTGGTATTAAAGTAGGAAGCTATCGCGTGTCCACGTCTTATCAACATTGTTAAAGGAATTTCCATGTCCTTTGCGAAGAAAAAGAATCAAACTTgtacatcaattttttttacttaaataGAAGTGTCACTTCTCTAACAATTTAAGCTTTTAGATAGGATCTGGCTTTGCATGTATTtgagttttcctttttttttgaagtGCCACAAGTTACTCGCTGAAGGATCACACTCCTTGATATCTTTGACTGGTGCTTCAAAATCTTGAGCGAAGCAATTGGCCAGTTCTGTTTTCTTGTTTTCTATGTTCATACTAGAGTAAGTCGCAAGATGCTAATTAAGTTTGTAATAATGTAAACTGGTAGCTGTTTATATTTGTAAGAATGCTGGAGGAGGAAAAAGTTTTCATTTGAGGAAAGAGGTCAAGTATAGTGGCTTTCAAGTTATTTGGGCATGGCGAGGGTttaccatctttcttccttgGAGTTTAAAAGTTCCTTTCTTTCCTTCAAATAAGTTGTATGGAGGAAAAAATGACGATTAAAGTCTATACTTCCGATCATTTGTTAACAATAAGAGTGTGCCTAGTTCCCTAAGGATAAATGTCTCATGTTGTGGACAGTCAACTGTACAAACTGTATTAGAGAAAATAACATGAAAATGTGATACTTGTCATTGCTATTTAACGATAAGAGACCACCTAATTTCTTGCAGGATAAACGTATTTATGGACTGTAGTACATAACCTGATGCACCTCTTTGTTATATGGCCTATGTAAAGGAATTACCTCTAGGGTAGTGTGTTATATGGCCTATCTACCTTTAATGTAATATTCATTGAATACTTCCTATTCTAGGGTAGTGTGTGGTAGTTTGGATAAAACAAATTGGAATGTTAGTCACTCGACCGTTGGCATACAGAGTGTTTTTGTGGcacaatcaaaagaaaaagatattGATTCACCAATGctcttcaaaaagaaaaaaggggaTCCTTAATGgattccaaaaataaaaaaagaaattggcCGACTGAACTTatgttttgtttttcttcttccttctaTTTTGTTAAGTTTGTGATCTTATTCTTCAAGTCATTAGAAGCATTCCTTGGACTTTTACTGAGCTTGTTGATCTTTTTCTTGTAAGTGTCCAAACGGCCACACGTTATGCGTGAAGTGCAAGTCAAAAGTACATGTATGTCCAATTTGCCGCCATGAGCTTGGAAACATAAGATGTCTAGCACTGGAGAAAATTGCTGAGTCACTAGAATTGCCATGCCGATACCAAATTTATGGCTGTCAAGATATATTCACGTATCATACAAGGCTGCGACATGAGCAGAACTGCAGATTTCGACCATACAATTGCCCATATGCAGGATCTGAATGTGCTGTTACTGGTGATATTCAGTACCTTGTTGCACACCTAAAAGATGATCACAAGGTTGATATGCATGATGGGTGTACCTTCAATCATCGTTATGTCAAATCTAATCCTCAAGAAGTTGAGAATGCTACATGGATGTTGACGGTtagttctctctctctctctctctctctctcttttttttttacttttgttcTGAGAGCTACAGGAATGAAAGGATTGGACAGTGAGGTTGTTTTTACTACAATGCATAGACatcctttttttttcatatacaGTTGCCCATTGTCATGAATGGAAATAACGTAATATAGATTGATGGTCTAAACAGAGATTACACTCTGTAATAAGAATCTTTACTTCCAGATCTGAAAATTACCGTTAAAAATACCCATGATAATACTTATCCAAAAAAAGAATGTCTATAATGAGAGTTGAGAGGGTTAGTTGGATAGCTGTTTCCTTTGTATAGATGTGTGACTGACATCATCCCTCAAGTAGACATGCCAAAATATATCTGGCGGTGTAAAAAAGATTCTTCAGCCGTTCCAGATGCCCTCAGTCTTAAGGAACGATATGTCCACTTGAGAATTTAGGTACAATGCAAGTGGGAGTTGTTAGAGGGTCTCGATCTCCAAACCGACATATGATCGTGGGATGTGTATATCATTATTATGTTTAAGTGGAAGCTCTAAAGACAGCAGAGATTTTTTTACAAGGTAAAAGGAAATAATTTTAAGGTGTTATTGTTTAAAAACTCAAAACAGTTTTGTTCTTTGATTACGACCAAACTCATTTTAAATGTTTTGAATTATTGAATATATTGACTTATAATACTTCTCATGTAACTTTTAAATGTATAAatcttatttaaaaaaatacttgaaGAATTTGCTCAAATTCACACCGAGAAGTAGTTGCTTCAACCTTCATCCTCTGAGCCCATTCACTtaaattgggacagagggagtaatAATCAATTTCTTCCAAGTTTCCTTCTCATCTTCATTTAGTCCCCACAATTTTACAGCTTTCTTACCAGTAATATTAGCATTAATCTCATAATTTCTTTTTGTGCTCCGGTTATCACATTATTTCGCTGTTGTTACTACTCCCATGTCTATATTCCCTTTCTTCAAACTGATTGGAAATGTTTTATATAAGCCGAGGGTCTAACaaaaacaatctctctatctATATAAGGTAGGAGTAAGATCTGCATATACTCTACCCTCCCggcctccccaaaccccacttgtggggtTACACTAATGGctgtttctgtttttttttatctttaaagTTTGATCTTGGCCTCCTTTTAGATATTTCGAGGAAAATATGCTACTATTAACCTTCtcaacaaaaaggaaaaagaaaaagggcgACATTATTaactactccctccgtttcaatttgtttgtcttacttttctttttagacTATTTTACAAATAATGCCCCTCTCCCCttttgacaactctttaattCCAATTTTCCACATGACATATTTATGGTCACAAGATTAAAGGGCATTTTGGAACattttatatatctttattttaagaccacaagattcaaattTCTTCTTTGCTTTCTTAAAACTcttgtgtcaagtcaaaaacCAAACTAACAAATCTCAAACACATGGAGTAGTTTTCTTCATCCAATTGTAGAAGTGATGCATTCATTTTGTTATTCATCGTCATGTTTGCATTTTAGCTACTGCTAGGAGGCTCACACTTTTCTGGTTGTAAATGAAGGCAGACAAGAGCCTGATCAATTTTGTTGTTCGCTTTACCAATTTAATTTCTGACTAGCATTTAGCCATGATAAATGAGCgtcttttttgttattttacgcattgttccaatttccaactgcAATGTGCTTGCTTGAAAAGGTCATGTTTGTAATAGTTCTTTTGCTGTTTTCTGGAATAGGTTTTCAACTGTTTCGGTCACCAGTTCTGTCTGCACTTTGAGGCTTTCAACCTTGGATTGGCACCGGTATACATGGCTTTCCTTCGTTTTATGGGCGATGATGATGATGCAAAAAGATTTAGTTATAGTCTTGAAGTAGGTGGATTTGGCAGAAAGTTAACATGGCAAGGAGTACCGAGGAGCATCCGTGATAGTCATAAAACTGTCCGAGACAGTTTAGACGGGCTGATTATTCAAAGGAGCATGGCACTCTTCTTCTCTGGTGGTGACAGGAAGGAGCTGAAGCTAAAGGTAGCTGGGCGTATTTGGCGAGAGCCATTGTAAACTAGATATATGCATCTTTCATCGCGGGGATGCCCAGAAAGTATAGTTAGTAGTTATTGCTAAATTGGTTGGTGGCTTAATTTTTTGCATTTCTTGTAAATGGTTCTATACAGTATCTGGTTTTTGGATCGATCGTATCGATTGTAGTTTAGCTCAACTGTGGATCATGTATCTAAAGTTGTGAGGCATTTAAAGCTTTTTCTTGACCAGCCATATGAGAATTTATCTGGTTAGTCTCTTTCTGTATGTGTTCTCTCTTGGCATTTTGTTTCTTTATGTAGTCCCTCAAATTGTTTCTTTATATTCAGTAGTCATTTTTCTATAGGAAGGAAACTACAGAGTTGTGATCCTGATTAGATAGTTGCAGTCTTCTCGTCTTTCTAGTTGCAGTCTTCTCGTCTTTCTAGTTAGCTTGGGGCACTATTAGGGTAGGCTAATCAATAAAGGTCGGAATTGTGATCTTGATCAGATAGTTGCATCCTTCTGGTCTCTCTTAATTGGCTTGGGGCAATATTAAGGGCAGGCTGACCAACAAAGGTCGGAATTGTGGTCTTGATTAGATAGTTGCTGTATTTTTTCCACCACCTTTATTAAGCTTGGGGCATATTAAGGGCAAGCTGACCAACAAAGGTCAGATTTTTTATCCTGATTAGATAGTTGCATTCTTCTCGTCTCTCTTATTTGACTTGAGGCACTATTAGGGTAGGTTGATGAACAAAGGTCAGAACTGTGATCTTGATTAGATGGTTGCATTCTTCTCGTCTCTATTATTTGTTTTGAGGCACTATTAAGACAGGCTGGTCAACAAAGGTCAAAACGGTGATCCTGGTTAAATCGTTGGATTTTCTGATCTCTTTATTTAATTTGGAGCACAATTAGGATAGACTGACCAATAAAGATTAGATTGTGATCCTGATTATATCGTTGCActtttttttgtctttcttaTTTGATTTGGGGAACTATTAGGGCAATTTGACCAAGGGGAACGAACCCCCAACATGAGCGTCTTAGGCACTTGTGAGTTGTGACACATGTATTTACATACAATAAATGTACTTTATCACCTCACACTTGATTAAGGGTAAAAGCTTAACCATACTCGAAATTTATAACAATTCAATAAAAGCAAGACACATGTAATCAAATACACATGTATCACTATTAGTACTAATATAGAGGTATTCTcgtattaataaaaataaattaaccaTGATACACTAATATAAGCATTAGGCGTAGATAAAGTTTTATCGTGTAAAAGGTGATATTTTATTGGGTTTTTTCCACTTATATGCTTTcaaaaaagaatgaaaagaataataagataatgaattttttggtgatacgATATTCAGTTAATTTTTTTGCGGATTCTTTACGGATTCATCTTTAATGAAGAATTTCTAATGGATCACCATTATCCACGCGACTTcttttagcatttagaagttACTCAATAGGAATCAAgcgattttctaattttttgtgtttgttagtccattatttttttgatgatatgacatccgatcaatttttttgaaaaaaccttACAAACAATCCATAATGACCCCGAGAAGAATTCCTATACGCTCGTCATGATCCACACGACttcttttagcatttaggagccaATTAACAATAATCATgaatttttttcagttttccgtgtgtgttataactcttgattttttttttagtgatatgacatctagtcaattttttttatagaaccatccgtaatgacttgggaaaGAATTTTCATAGGCTCTCCATGATCCACACGACTTCTTTTAACATCAAGTGGTCACTCAATAGCAATTAGacgattttttcattttttcatgcGTGTTAGTCCATGAATTTTTTTGGTGATTTGGCATCcgatcattttttttcaaaacctttataGAACCATCTAAATAACCTAGGAAATAATTCCTATAAGCTCGCCATGATCCACGCAACTTCTTTTATCATTTGGGGGTCACTCAAGagaaattatgtaatttttcttaatttttattgtGGTTAGCCTATGAATTTCTTGGTGATACAATATCCGatcaatatttttgtaaaacctttataGAACCAACTATAATGACCTGGAAAAGAATTCCTATATGTTTGCCAAGATCCAAGCGACTTCTTTTCACATTTAGTGGCtactcaatagaaattaagtgattttttatattttttttgtgtgttagctcataaaTTTTTTAGTTATATGAAATCTAGTCAATtatttttgcaaaacctttacagAACCATCCATAATGACTTGGAGAAGAATTTCTATAGGCTATCCATAATCCACACAACTTTTTTAGTTTTGGGGGGCCACTCAACaagaattatgtgattttttcaatttttcgtgtatgttaacccattaatattttgataatttggcatccggtcaatttttttgcaaaatctttatagaaccatccgtaatgacctgaaAATAATTCCTATAGGCTCGCCAGTCCACGTGACTTCTTTTATAGTTTAAGCCCACTCAACATGAATTAGACTAGTTTCTAAGTGTTCCTGTGTGTTAGCTTATTAACTTTTTCAGATATGACTTTGGTCAATTATTTTGCTAAACATTTACAAAACAATCtttaatgacctagggaagAATTTATATAGGCTCTCCATCATCCACGCGACTTCTTTTAACATTTAAGGGGGTCAtttaatagaaattaggcagtTGTCTTAATTGATACAACATTCGGTCAATGTTTTTGCAAATCCTTTACAGAATCATCCATAATAACCTGAAAAGAATTCATATGGGCTCATCATGATCCACACGACTTCTTTTCACATTTAAGGATCACtcaataagaattagacaattttcttctttttcatgtgtgttagctcatgatttttttgattatatgacatccggtcaatttttttacaaaacctTTACAGAACTATCTGTAATGATCTGGGGAAGAATTCCTATAGGCTTTCCATAATCCACGTAACTTATTTTGGTATATAGGGTTacccaataggaattaggcgatttttttagtttttcgtgtgtgttagttcattaatttttttgtgatatgacagccggtcaatttttttgcaaaactttTTACAATATAATTTGTAATGACctggaaaataatttctataGGTTCGCCATGATCCACATGACTTCTTTTAGTATGTAGAGGCCACTTAAcagaaattagacgattttctcagtttttcgtgtgtgttagcccatgatttttttggtaatttagCATctggtaattattttttttgcaaaacctttatagaaccatctgtaatgacctgggaatgaTTCCTATAGGCTCGCCATGATCCACGCGACTTCTTTTaacatttaggggtcactcaacaGGAATTAAACGAGtttctcagtttttcatgtatgttagcttatgaattttttggtgatatgacatccttttaattttttttgctaaACTTTACAGAATCATCCTTAATGATTTAGGGAAGAATTCTTATAGGCTCGCCATGATACACGCGACTTCTTCTAACGTTTAAGGGGGTATTCAATAGAAATTAaacaattttcttaattttttgtttgtgttagcccataaactTTTTGAGTGATATGACATCCAAACAAATTTTTTGCATAACCTTTACAGAATCCTCTATAATAATCTGGGGAGAATTTCTATAAACTCACCATGATCCATACGacttttttttagcatttaagaGTTATTCAATAGCAATTaaacatttttttcaatttttcatgcGTATTACTCTCTTATTATTAGTGTTCATTATTTCAATCGT
This window encodes:
- the LOC129887801 gene encoding E3 ubiquitin-protein ligase SINAT2-like; the encoded protein is MAPGGSNYQDIGDSRSAYADYGIAPESAEFKNSPFRKSAAVIGGKHGAGSNSAVHELLECPVCMNPMYPPIHQCPNGHTLCVKCKSKVHVCPICRHELGNIRCLALEKIAESLELPCRYQIYGCQDIFTYHTRLRHEQNCRFRPYNCPYAGSECAVTGDIQYLVAHLKDDHKVDMHDGCTFNHRYVKSNPQEVENATWMLTVFNCFGHQFCLHFEAFNLGLAPVYMAFLRFMGDDDDAKRFSYSLEVGGFGRKLTWQGVPRSIRDSHKTVRDSLDGLIIQRSMALFFSGGDRKELKLKVAGRIWREPL